From a region of the Fischerella sp. JS2 genome:
- the glgB gene encoding 1,4-alpha-glucan branching enzyme — protein MTMIAPEQVNRIVWNQHQDPFEILGSHLVEANGKTVWAVRAYLPNASQAWVILPEERKEYPMQSVHDPHFFECAIETKELANYQLKIKEGEHERVIYDPYAFRSPRLTEFDLHLFAEGNHHRIYEKLGAHPIEVEGVKGVYFAVWAPNARNVSVIGNFNQWDGRKHQMRKGQTGVWELFIPGLGVGEHYKYEVKNIEGHIYEKSDPYGFQQEPRPKTASIVTDLNNYQWNDEDWMEVRRHTDPLTQPISVYEVHLGSWLHASSAEPPRLPNGETEPIVPVSELNPGARFLTYRELADRLIPYVKDLGYTHVELLPIAEHPFDGSWGYQVTGYYAPTSRYGSPEDFMYFVDQCHKNGIGVIVDWVPGHFPKDGHGLAFFDGTHLYEHADPRKGEHKEWGTLVFNYSRNEVRNFLAANALFWFDKFHIDGIRVDAVASMLYLDYCRKEGEWLPNQYGGRENLEAADFLRQVNHLIFSYFPGVVSIAEESTAWPMVSWPTYTGGLGFNLKWNMGWMHDMLDYFSMDPWFRQFHQNNVTFSMWYHHSENFMLALSHDEVVHGKSNIIGKMPGDRWQKFANVRCLFTYMFAHPGKKTMFMSMEFGQWSEWNVWADLEWHLLQHEPHQQLKDFFKDLNHLYRSEPSLYTLDFAREGFEWIDCSDNRHSVVSFIRTDKDSEDFVIVVCNFTPQPHSHYRIGVPEPGFYTELFNSDARKYGGSNMGNLGGKWTDNWSMHNRSYSLDLCLPPLGVLILKLDREKTAEVMQSQQE, from the coding sequence ATGACCATGATTGCCCCCGAACAAGTAAACCGCATCGTTTGGAATCAACATCAAGATCCTTTTGAAATATTGGGTTCCCACCTTGTAGAAGCAAATGGCAAAACTGTCTGGGCTGTGCGAGCCTACCTACCCAATGCCAGCCAGGCGTGGGTAATTCTTCCTGAAGAAAGAAAAGAATACCCCATGCAAAGCGTGCATGATCCTCACTTTTTCGAGTGCGCGATTGAAACAAAAGAATTAGCCAACTACCAACTCAAAATCAAAGAAGGGGAACACGAACGAGTCATCTACGACCCTTATGCCTTCCGTTCTCCCCGCTTAACTGAGTTTGATTTACACTTGTTTGCTGAAGGAAACCATCACCGCATTTATGAAAAACTGGGAGCGCACCCTATAGAAGTAGAGGGCGTTAAGGGTGTTTATTTTGCCGTTTGGGCTCCCAATGCCCGCAACGTTTCAGTGATCGGCAATTTCAATCAGTGGGACGGACGCAAACACCAGATGCGTAAAGGACAGACTGGGGTTTGGGAATTGTTTATTCCTGGACTTGGGGTAGGAGAACATTACAAATACGAAGTTAAAAACATAGAAGGACACATTTACGAAAAATCTGATCCCTACGGTTTCCAACAAGAACCTCGTCCCAAAACAGCATCGATTGTCACTGACTTAAATAATTATCAGTGGAACGACGAAGACTGGATGGAGGTGCGGCGTCATACTGATCCTCTGACTCAACCCATCTCAGTTTACGAAGTACATTTAGGTTCTTGGTTACACGCCTCTAGTGCAGAACCACCCAGACTGCCTAATGGGGAAACCGAGCCTATCGTTCCTGTTTCTGAACTTAATCCTGGCGCACGTTTTCTGACTTATCGAGAGCTAGCAGACAGGTTGATTCCCTACGTCAAAGATTTGGGTTATACCCATGTGGAATTATTGCCCATCGCTGAACATCCCTTTGATGGTTCTTGGGGTTATCAAGTGACTGGCTATTACGCGCCTACTTCCCGTTATGGTAGCCCAGAAGATTTTATGTATTTTGTTGACCAGTGCCACAAAAACGGTATTGGCGTAATTGTAGATTGGGTTCCTGGTCACTTCCCCAAAGATGGTCATGGTTTAGCTTTCTTCGATGGCACTCACCTTTATGAACACGCTGATCCCCGTAAAGGTGAACATAAAGAATGGGGAACTTTGGTGTTTAACTACTCACGCAACGAAGTCCGCAATTTCTTAGCTGCCAACGCTTTATTCTGGTTTGATAAATTCCACATTGATGGTATTCGCGTTGATGCGGTTGCTTCGATGCTTTACCTCGATTATTGCCGTAAAGAAGGCGAATGGCTGCCCAACCAGTATGGAGGTAGAGAAAACCTAGAAGCAGCAGATTTTTTGCGTCAGGTAAATCACCTCATCTTTAGCTATTTTCCTGGAGTTGTTTCCATTGCTGAAGAATCTACAGCTTGGCCAATGGTTTCTTGGCCGACATACACTGGTGGCTTGGGCTTCAACTTAAAGTGGAACATGGGCTGGATGCACGACATGCTCGATTATTTCAGCATGGATCCCTGGTTCCGTCAGTTCCACCAGAACAATGTCACTTTTAGTATGTGGTATCACCACAGCGAAAACTTCATGTTGGCACTGTCTCACGATGAAGTTGTACATGGTAAGAGCAACATCATCGGTAAAATGCCCGGTGATAGATGGCAGAAATTTGCTAACGTGCGTTGTTTGTTCACCTATATGTTTGCTCACCCAGGCAAGAAAACCATGTTTATGAGCATGGAGTTTGGGCAGTGGAGTGAGTGGAATGTTTGGGCTGACTTAGAATGGCATTTATTGCAGCATGAGCCACACCAACAACTTAAAGACTTTTTTAAGGATTTAAACCATCTCTACCGCAGTGAACCGTCTTTGTATACCCTAGATTTTGCCAGAGAAGGGTTTGAGTGGATTGACTGTAGCGATAACCGCCACAGCGTTGTGTCCTTTATCCGCACAGACAAAGACTCTGAAGATTTTGTGATTGTGGTTTGCAACTTCACCCCTCAACCTCATTCCCACTATCGCATCGGTGTACCTGAACCCGGATTTTATACCGAGTTGTTCAATAGTGATGCGCGTAAATACGGTGGTAGCAATATGGGCAATTTAGGTGGTAAATGGACGGATAATTGGTCGATGCACAATCGGTCTTACTCGCTGGATTTGTGTTTACCACCTTTAGGTGTGTTAATTCTCAAGTTAGATAGGGAGAAGACAGCCGAGGTGATGCAGTCTCAGCAAGAATAA
- a CDS encoding PIN/TRAM domain-containing protein gives MLDAIIIFSFILAAAGVGYYSIEFLPNGALERVTNQEALRLVFAAFAAIIGGAVGLRFQTAYRRLESQVREMPFEIILTRAIGLVIGLLIANLMLAPLFLLPIPNDFSFIKPLVAVVGSIVLAYTGMNLADTHGRGLLRLINPNTVETMVVEGTLKPASTKVLDTSCIIDGRIETLLETGFLEGQLLVPQFVLQELQQVADASKDQKRVRGRRGLEILNRIKTVYPDRILINSIDYDDITTVDAKLVRFAQEINGTLLTNDYNLSKVASVQKVPVLNVNDLVNAVRPTYLPGDNIDLKILKEGKEPSQGIGYLDDGTMVVVEEGSNYVGGELRVIVTSALQTSAGRMIFAKPQASALA, from the coding sequence ATGCTAGATGCAATTATCATTTTTTCATTCATCCTGGCAGCAGCAGGCGTAGGCTACTATAGTATCGAGTTTCTACCAAATGGGGCACTCGAACGGGTGACAAACCAAGAAGCTCTCCGCTTAGTTTTTGCTGCTTTTGCTGCTATTATTGGCGGTGCAGTTGGACTGAGATTTCAGACCGCCTATCGCCGCTTAGAAAGTCAAGTGCGGGAGATGCCATTTGAAATCATCTTAACTCGTGCGATCGGTCTAGTTATTGGGTTATTGATCGCTAATTTAATGCTAGCACCTCTATTCTTGCTACCGATTCCCAACGATTTTAGCTTTATTAAGCCATTGGTAGCAGTTGTTGGGAGCATTGTACTGGCATACACTGGCATGAATCTTGCAGATACCCACGGACGTGGTTTATTGCGTTTGATTAATCCCAATACTGTAGAAACAATGGTGGTAGAAGGAACCCTCAAACCAGCTAGCACCAAAGTATTAGACACCAGCTGCATTATTGATGGTCGTATTGAAACTCTTCTAGAAACTGGCTTTTTAGAAGGACAATTACTCGTACCGCAATTTGTTTTACAAGAACTGCAACAAGTAGCGGATGCAAGCAAAGACCAAAAACGCGTACGGGGAAGACGGGGACTAGAAATTCTCAACCGGATTAAAACAGTGTACCCTGATCGCATTTTGATTAACTCAATAGACTACGACGATATCACAACTGTTGATGCGAAGTTAGTCCGCTTTGCCCAAGAAATCAATGGCACACTTTTAACCAACGACTATAACTTATCCAAAGTCGCCAGTGTGCAAAAAGTGCCTGTTTTAAATGTTAACGATTTGGTTAATGCTGTACGTCCCACTTATTTACCAGGCGATAACATTGACCTCAAGATTCTCAAAGAAGGCAAAGAACCTAGTCAAGGCATTGGCTACCTAGACGATGGCACAATGGTTGTGGTTGAAGAAGGTAGCAATTATGTAGGTGGTGAATTGCGGGTAATAGTTACTAGCGCCTTACAAACATCTGCCGGCAGGATGATTTTCGCCAAACCTCAAGCATCTGCGTTGGCATGA
- the hemW gene encoding radical SAM family heme chaperone HemW has protein sequence MAQKDIFSAIPTSVYIHIPFCRRRCFYCDFPISVVGDRLRGETSGTISQYVDFLCQEIAIASVFSQSLQTIFFGGGTPSLLSVQQLQHILKTLEQKFDISPGVEISMEIDPGTFDLEHIQGYRSAGVNRVSLGVQAFDADLLQACGRSHSVNDIYQAVELISQVGFPNFSIDLISGLPHQTLDRWQESLEKAIAIAPTHISIYDLTIEPGTAFGRYYKGGTHPLPTDETTVKMYQMAQQILTNAGYEHYEISNYAQVGHQCQHNRVYWQNLPYYGFGMGAASYIEGKRFTRPRKTKEYYQWVETGCVIDCEVTSADEILLETLMLGLRLAEGVNLAVLTEQFGKKKIEEIEKFLQPYLHKGWVKLEGERLRLSDPNGFLFSNVILAKLFAELGD, from the coding sequence ATGGCACAAAAAGATATATTTTCAGCTATTCCAACTTCTGTCTATATACATATTCCCTTTTGCAGACGCCGATGCTTTTACTGTGATTTTCCTATTTCTGTCGTGGGCGATCGCTTGCGTGGTGAAACATCGGGTACAATCTCTCAATACGTAGACTTTCTTTGTCAAGAAATTGCCATTGCTTCTGTTTTTAGTCAATCTTTGCAGACAATTTTCTTTGGTGGTGGTACTCCGTCACTTTTATCTGTGCAACAATTGCAACATATATTAAAAACTTTAGAGCAAAAATTTGATATTTCTCCTGGGGTAGAAATTTCTATGGAAATAGACCCAGGGACGTTTGATTTAGAGCATATTCAAGGTTATCGTAGTGCAGGCGTCAACCGTGTGAGTTTGGGTGTACAAGCCTTTGATGCAGATTTATTGCAAGCTTGTGGGCGATCGCATTCTGTTAACGATATTTACCAAGCAGTAGAATTAATTTCGCAAGTCGGCTTTCCTAACTTTAGCATAGACCTTATATCAGGATTACCGCATCAAACTCTAGATAGGTGGCAGGAGTCATTAGAAAAAGCAATTGCGATCGCACCAACCCATATATCTATATATGACCTGACCATAGAACCTGGAACTGCCTTTGGTCGTTATTACAAAGGGGGTACTCATCCCCTACCCACAGATGAAACTACAGTCAAAATGTACCAGATGGCACAGCAAATCCTCACCAATGCAGGCTATGAACATTATGAAATTTCCAACTATGCCCAAGTCGGACACCAGTGTCAGCATAATCGAGTTTACTGGCAAAATCTTCCTTACTATGGCTTTGGTATGGGTGCAGCCAGTTACATAGAAGGGAAAAGATTTACCCGTCCCCGTAAAACCAAAGAATATTATCAATGGGTAGAAACTGGCTGTGTAATTGATTGTGAAGTGACATCAGCAGATGAAATTTTGTTAGAAACCTTAATGCTAGGGTTACGGTTAGCAGAAGGTGTCAATTTAGCAGTGCTAACAGAACAGTTTGGCAAAAAGAAGATTGAAGAGATTGAGAAATTTTTACAGCCGTATTTGCATAAAGGCTGGGTAAAACTCGAGGGAGAAAGGTTGCGTTTGAGTGATCCCAATGGTTTTTTGTTTTCTAACGTGATTTTGGCAAAGTTGTTTGCTGAGTTAGGGGATTAG
- a CDS encoding DUF2103 domain-containing protein produces MTKPTPDTRKATPVKDGRLVWNHSTHIPGLIPILERLCKLDGIQTVTPGQLGRVKGHSPKLQLRVSVPIRGGFKLIARHGKTVQEVFILTTLPQQQLEEAIATVMQK; encoded by the coding sequence ATGACCAAACCCACCCCAGATACCCGCAAAGCAACACCTGTTAAAGATGGCAGATTAGTTTGGAATCACTCAACCCATATCCCTGGACTTATTCCCATCCTCGAACGTCTGTGCAAACTAGATGGGATTCAAACTGTCACCCCAGGACAACTTGGACGGGTCAAAGGTCACAGCCCAAAGTTGCAATTGCGAGTGTCTGTACCCATTCGGGGCGGGTTTAAATTAATTGCACGTCACGGTAAAACTGTACAAGAAGTATTTATTTTAACCACCCTACCGCAACAACAACTCGAAGAAGCGATCGCAACTGTGATGCAAAAGTAG
- the clpS gene encoding ATP-dependent Clp protease adapter ClpS translates to MITKLSAAVYGMAATPTIAPERSTQVTRKTYPNYKVIVLNDDFNTFQHVAECLVKYIPGMTSDRAWELTNQVHYEGQAIVWTGPQEPAELYHQQLRRAGLTMAPLEAA, encoded by the coding sequence ATGATTACCAAACTTTCAGCAGCTGTTTACGGGATGGCAGCGACACCAACTATAGCTCCTGAACGGTCAACTCAAGTTACCCGTAAGACCTATCCAAATTACAAAGTCATTGTTTTAAACGATGATTTCAATACTTTTCAGCATGTTGCTGAGTGCTTGGTAAAGTATATTCCGGGAATGACTAGCGATCGCGCTTGGGAACTCACAAACCAAGTACACTACGAAGGTCAAGCCATTGTTTGGACTGGGCCACAAGAACCAGCTGAACTTTACCATCAGCAATTACGTCGAGCCGGTCTCACAATGGCTCCTCTGGAAGCAGCGTAA
- a CDS encoding FAD-dependent oxidoreductase, whose product MKRKHLASRHHTCLISLTLISSLIAPYAVIAAPPRTPDKTVNCDILVVGGGLSGVATAYEALLAGRTVCLTEITDWLGGQISAQGTSALDERPTQRAKLYYSRGYLELRKRIERKYGKLNPGNCWVSDSCFMPKDGHQILSSMLKDAEKKGKGKLQWFPNTVIKELNISSDGKIINNAIAIQHKPAPNAPPLNTFTLSQSIQDAYTYLNSSRFTKTIIRLAPKQVKKGNVPNWYIVDASETGEIIALADVPYRLGIDARSYLEPSSSSATNDPYCTQGFTYTFAMEATKEPQKQTMPPFYMQYSPYYSYELKRLASFPLVFTYRRIWSPRKGEEMKFGGITFTAPVPGDISMQNWTWGNDYRPGSAKDNLIYTREQLKATGQLNPGGWLGGLRVETLRKGEENALGYYYWLTAGTTDSQLGNGVKQQQPNNRFLSGLDSPMGTAHGLSKYPYMREGRRIIGRPSWGAPQGFSIWEVDISRRNYDDEYYRKILPPAEYRRLKATLAGLEALSVLSGQQRPENVARRTRSTIFPDAIGIGHYAIDFHPCMTKSPPEAPGNTERVGERRGAGQAYPFQIALRAMIPQKIDNLLVGGKSIATSHIAAAAYRVHSFEWSAGAAAGTTAAFALKNNIAPYQLVDDLPKPEPQLLKLQQLLKKNGNPTAFPDTSIFNQNWEDWK is encoded by the coding sequence ATGAAGCGTAAACATCTAGCATCTCGTCACCACACCTGTTTAATTAGTCTGACTCTCATTTCTAGTTTGATTGCACCTTACGCTGTAATTGCAGCACCACCCAGAACACCAGACAAAACGGTAAACTGTGACATTCTGGTTGTTGGTGGTGGACTGTCTGGTGTGGCGACTGCCTACGAAGCTTTACTAGCTGGGAGAACGGTTTGTCTGACAGAAATTACCGACTGGCTGGGAGGACAGATTTCTGCTCAAGGAACTTCAGCGCTGGATGAACGACCAACCCAACGAGCCAAGTTATACTACTCTCGCGGGTACTTAGAACTGCGAAAGCGGATTGAACGCAAATACGGCAAACTCAACCCTGGTAACTGCTGGGTGAGTGATTCCTGTTTTATGCCCAAGGATGGACATCAAATCTTGAGTTCCATGCTCAAAGATGCTGAAAAAAAGGGCAAAGGAAAGCTGCAATGGTTCCCAAATACAGTCATTAAAGAATTGAATATCAGTTCTGATGGCAAAATCATTAATAATGCGATCGCCATCCAACATAAACCAGCACCCAATGCTCCCCCACTCAATACTTTTACCTTATCCCAAAGCATCCAAGACGCCTATACCTATCTCAATTCTTCCCGCTTTACCAAAACCATTATTCGCCTGGCTCCCAAACAAGTAAAAAAAGGCAATGTTCCTAACTGGTATATTGTAGATGCCAGTGAAACTGGAGAAATTATTGCTCTTGCTGATGTTCCCTATCGTCTGGGTATTGATGCGCGTTCTTATTTAGAGCCTTCATCTTCTAGCGCTACCAACGATCCCTATTGCACTCAAGGCTTCACTTACACCTTTGCAATGGAGGCAACCAAGGAACCGCAAAAGCAGACCATGCCTCCATTCTACATGCAGTACTCACCCTACTACAGCTATGAGTTAAAACGACTGGCAAGCTTTCCTCTAGTATTTACTTACCGTCGCATCTGGAGTCCCCGCAAAGGCGAAGAAATGAAATTTGGCGGTATAACTTTTACGGCTCCTGTACCAGGTGACATTTCCATGCAAAACTGGACTTGGGGTAATGACTACCGCCCGGGAAGTGCCAAAGATAACCTAATTTACACTCGTGAGCAACTCAAAGCTACCGGACAACTTAACCCTGGTGGTTGGCTGGGTGGACTGCGAGTGGAAACCTTGCGTAAAGGTGAGGAAAATGCTCTTGGTTATTATTACTGGTTGACAGCAGGAACTACAGATTCTCAATTAGGGAATGGCGTTAAGCAGCAACAACCAAACAATCGCTTTCTTTCTGGGTTAGATTCCCCGATGGGAACAGCCCACGGTTTGTCAAAATACCCATATATGCGCGAAGGCAGGCGGATCATCGGCCGTCCTAGCTGGGGTGCGCCTCAAGGCTTTAGTATTTGGGAAGTTGATATTTCTCGTCGTAATTATGATGATGAGTACTACCGCAAAATCCTTCCACCAGCTGAATATCGCCGCTTGAAAGCGACACTGGCAGGTTTGGAAGCTTTATCTGTACTTTCAGGCCAGCAGCGTCCGGAAAACGTTGCTCGGCGGACTCGTTCGACTATCTTTCCCGATGCGATTGGAATTGGGCATTATGCGATCGACTTTCACCCCTGTATGACAAAAAGCCCGCCAGAAGCACCAGGAAACACAGAACGCGTAGGTGAAAGACGCGGTGCAGGTCAAGCTTACCCCTTCCAAATAGCTCTGCGGGCAATGATCCCACAAAAAATTGATAATTTGTTAGTAGGAGGTAAAAGTATTGCTACCAGTCACATTGCAGCAGCAGCCTACCGTGTACACTCCTTTGAATGGTCTGCTGGTGCAGCTGCTGGAACTACAGCAGCTTTCGCTTTGAAAAACAACATCGCTCCCTATCAACTTGTAGATGATTTGCCCAAACCAGAACCGCAATTACTAAAATTGCAACAACTACTCAAGAAAAACGGCAACCCCACCGCTTTCCCTGATACCTCAATTTTCAATCAAAATTGGGAAGATTGGAAGTAG
- the hisC gene encoding histidinol-phosphate transaminase, which produces MSYFRPAIDAMTGYVPGEQPKPGTKIIKLNTNENPYPPSPDALNILRNLDSEWLRRYPDPFAREFCAAVSEALGVPADWIIVGNGSDDVLNVLVRACAEGRDRKVVYPMPTYVLYRTLAAMQPAEVVEVPYPQDFTLPIDDLVAANGAITFIASPNSPSGHSVPLDDLRTLARQVAGIVVIDEAYVDFAESSALPLVQEFENVIVLRTLSKGYSLAGLRMGFAVAHPKLLAGLFKVKDSYNIDAIATLVGAAAMRDQAYKNACAEKVKISRAKLTVDLKNLGFTVLDSQGNFVLATPPENYAEQLYLGLKERGILVRYFKQPGLDNKLRISVGTDEQNQTLIEALVSLLK; this is translated from the coding sequence ATGAGTTACTTCCGTCCTGCCATTGATGCCATGACTGGTTACGTTCCCGGAGAACAACCAAAACCGGGAACCAAAATTATTAAGCTGAATACCAATGAAAATCCTTACCCGCCATCACCAGACGCACTCAATATCCTGAGAAACCTAGACAGCGAGTGGTTACGACGTTATCCTGATCCCTTTGCGCGTGAGTTTTGTGCTGCTGTGAGTGAAGCATTGGGTGTACCCGCAGATTGGATCATTGTTGGTAACGGTAGTGATGATGTGCTGAATGTGTTGGTGCGTGCTTGTGCGGAAGGACGCGATCGCAAAGTTGTTTACCCAATGCCGACTTACGTTTTGTATCGCACACTAGCAGCGATGCAACCAGCAGAAGTTGTCGAAGTTCCCTATCCCCAAGATTTTACGCTGCCTATTGATGATCTGGTTGCTGCTAATGGGGCGATTACCTTTATTGCTTCTCCCAACAGTCCTTCTGGTCATTCTGTACCTTTGGATGATTTGCGTACTTTAGCACGGCAAGTTGCAGGAATTGTTGTGATCGATGAAGCGTATGTTGATTTTGCTGAATCTTCTGCCTTGCCGTTGGTGCAGGAATTTGAGAATGTGATTGTATTGCGTACTTTATCTAAAGGCTACTCTCTGGCAGGCTTACGTATGGGTTTTGCTGTAGCTCATCCCAAGTTACTAGCAGGTTTGTTTAAAGTTAAAGATAGTTACAACATTGATGCGATCGCCACTCTCGTTGGTGCAGCAGCGATGCGGGATCAAGCTTATAAAAATGCTTGTGCTGAGAAAGTAAAAATATCACGAGCAAAGCTGACTGTTGACTTAAAAAACTTGGGTTTCACAGTTCTTGATTCCCAAGGCAATTTTGTCCTTGCTACACCTCCCGAAAACTATGCAGAACAGCTTTATTTAGGATTGAAGGAACGAGGAATTCTAGTGCGCTACTTCAAACAACCAGGATTAGACAATAAACTGCGGATTTCAGTCGGCACAGATGAACAGAATCAAACATTAATTGAAGCTTTAGTCAGCTTACTGAAATGA
- a CDS encoding hydantoinase B/oxoprolinase family protein yields the protein MYITTQSDPVRLEIFKNLYQFIAEQMGIVLQNTAASVNIKERLDFSCAIFDASGLLVANAPHIPVHLGSMSESVRSLINDKGDTLKPGNVYLSNNPYNGGTHLPDVTAITPVFNEDEKQIIFYVASRGHQADIGGITPGSMPPHSTTVEEEGILFDNFLLVEQGNFRENQVRETLLNHPYPARNPDQNIADFKAQIAANERGVQELQKMVSQYGLETVQTYMKFVQNNAEESVIRAIDVLKDGSFIYEMDDGARIQVKVTINRENRSATIDFTGTSGQLNTNFNAPKAVTQAAVLYVFRTLVDDSIPLNAGCLKPLEIIIPEGCMLNPTYPAAVVAGNVETSQTIVDALYGALGIMAASAGTMNNFTFGNDRYQYYETICGGSGAGDNFDGTDAVHTHMTNSRLTDPEVLETRYPVLVESFSLRPDSGGKGKHSGGNGVIRRIKFLEAMTANILSGHRVIPPFGLNGGEAAQVGRNWIQRQDGTQENLDSTATVQMQPGDIFVIETPGGGGFGKSC from the coding sequence ATGTACATAACAACTCAAAGCGATCCTGTCCGCCTCGAAATCTTCAAAAACCTCTATCAATTTATCGCCGAACAAATGGGAATTGTTCTGCAAAATACAGCAGCATCAGTAAATATCAAAGAACGTTTAGATTTCTCCTGCGCAATTTTTGATGCATCCGGATTACTAGTAGCTAATGCCCCTCATATTCCCGTACATTTAGGCTCAATGAGTGAAAGTGTTCGTAGTTTAATTAATGATAAAGGTGACACCCTCAAACCAGGAAATGTTTATCTATCTAATAATCCCTATAACGGCGGCACCCATCTCCCCGATGTCACAGCAATTACCCCCGTTTTTAATGAAGACGAAAAACAAATTATTTTCTATGTAGCTTCCCGTGGACACCAAGCCGATATAGGCGGAATTACCCCTGGTTCTATGCCTCCCCACAGTACCACAGTCGAAGAAGAAGGAATTCTCTTTGATAATTTCCTCTTAGTAGAACAAGGCAATTTCCGAGAAAACCAAGTACGAGAAACACTCTTAAATCATCCCTATCCGGCTCGTAATCCTGACCAAAATATCGCTGATTTCAAAGCACAAATTGCTGCCAATGAAAGAGGAGTTCAAGAACTCCAAAAAATGGTTTCTCAATATGGACTTGAAACAGTTCAAACTTACATGAAATTTGTCCAAAATAATGCCGAAGAATCAGTCATAAGAGCAATTGATGTTCTCAAAGATGGCTCATTTATTTATGAAATGGATGACGGCGCACGTATTCAAGTCAAAGTCACAATTAATCGAGAAAATCGCAGCGCTACTATTGATTTTACAGGCACATCTGGACAATTAAATACTAATTTCAATGCTCCCAAAGCCGTTACCCAAGCGGCAGTTTTATATGTATTTCGGACTTTGGTTGATGATAGTATTCCCCTTAATGCCGGCTGTCTGAAACCTCTAGAAATTATTATCCCTGAAGGTTGTATGCTCAACCCAACTTATCCAGCAGCAGTGGTAGCTGGGAATGTAGAAACATCCCAAACTATTGTCGATGCTTTATATGGTGCTTTGGGCATCATGGCTGCTTCTGCGGGAACCATGAACAATTTTACTTTTGGTAATGATCGCTATCAGTATTATGAAACTATCTGCGGTGGTTCTGGCGCCGGGGATAACTTTGATGGTACTGATGCAGTCCATACCCACATGACTAACTCCCGCCTTACCGATCCCGAAGTTTTAGAAACTCGCTATCCTGTTTTAGTAGAAAGCTTTAGTTTGCGTCCTGATAGTGGCGGTAAAGGAAAACACTCAGGTGGGAATGGCGTCATCCGGCGCATCAAGTTTTTAGAAGCGATGACAGCTAATATTCTCTCTGGACATCGGGTGATTCCTCCCTTTGGGTTAAATGGTGGAGAAGCAGCACAAGTGGGACGCAACTGGATACAACGTCAAGATGGAACTCAAGAGAATTTAGACAGCACAGCGACAGTGCAAATGCAGCCGGGAGATATTTTTGTCATCGAAACCCCTGGAGGAGGAGGATTTGGTAAATCCTGCTAG
- a CDS encoding protein-tyrosine phosphatase family protein has product MYKFAAASETETIVFGSARPGYSSAKVNQWIEFMQNQDIKRICCLLPQTQLAHYPNLLEVYRQKFGIDQICWTPIEDFQYADRQTLIQQILPFLAVANQRKEKVVVHCSGGVGRTGHVLAAWLVSKRGFSNQQAIAAVRKTGKNPYEAAIAGVFKGKNPWKIVAELNALLDDCRRVGETLL; this is encoded by the coding sequence ATGTACAAATTTGCCGCTGCTTCGGAAACAGAAACAATTGTATTTGGTTCAGCCAGGCCTGGATACAGTAGTGCAAAAGTCAATCAGTGGATTGAATTCATGCAAAATCAAGACATAAAACGCATTTGCTGTTTACTTCCCCAGACTCAGCTAGCTCATTATCCAAACTTACTTGAAGTCTACCGCCAAAAATTTGGAATTGATCAAATTTGTTGGACACCAATAGAAGATTTTCAATATGCCGATCGCCAAACTCTAATCCAGCAAATTTTACCCTTCTTAGCAGTTGCAAATCAGCGAAAAGAGAAAGTAGTAGTTCATTGTTCCGGGGGAGTGGGACGCACAGGACATGTATTAGCCGCTTGGTTAGTCAGCAAACGAGGATTTTCAAACCAACAAGCGATCGCAGCAGTCAGAAAAACAGGAAAAAACCCTTATGAAGCAGCGATCGCAGGTGTCTTCAAAGGAAAAAATCCTTGGAAAATAGTTGCAGAATTAAATGCACTTTTAGATGATTGTCGTCGTGTAGGAGAAACATTACTTTAG